AGATCAAGATAGTTCAGAGCTACGTGTCTAAATCTTTAATGAGCACCAGTAAGATTAGAGAGTTTCATAAATTTCTTTTTACTGCTTCCGATTTTTGCGCTTTAGAACAAACAGAATAAACTGATGATTTTCAAGCTCCATTGGTTCTTCTAGTGGTTCTGACTTCTAGCACAGAAAAGGCTCAAGCCGTTATGCTCAATACCCAAGTTGTGACTATTACTAACGCATCTTTTTGTAGTACAGACGGAGTATCTTACGAATTCAATGGACTGAGCGATGTTTTGGAACCGCTCAAACACAGACAGTACAGTTCAGATATTTAACTTCCTACCTCGAAGCAAGCCAGGTAATAGTCTAGAGAACCTAGTTTCAACAATGGCTGAGGTCAGGTGTGACGAGCTCATGAGGGTAATGACGCTATCCCAAAACTCAACTCTGTGGTCTGGGCAGAGCTGCTGAAGCTTTTCCGCATCGCCAACTGTCATCCCCATCTCTGACCCCCAATGCTGAGAGTCATTGCGGCTATCCTCAGTCTATTGCCAGCTGCTCGGCGTCTCCTGGTCGTTGGGAGGAAATACCTATTGATGTGGCGAATATTGTTGCGCTGCTGGCAAATGTCATTGCATTACTGGCAAACGCTACGACATTACTGGCAAATTTATTTTTTTACTGGCAAATGTTACGACATTAGTGGCAAACCTCGTAGCGTTACTGGCAAACGCTACGGCAATGGTGGCAAATTTTTATCTGAAGTAACCTCTGAAACCAATTTTCTAAATGAGAGTTACAAATCAAAGCTCACCGGCCCCGGCGCCTTCCCTTAGCAAGGGGAGGTTAGGAGGGGTTAATGGGTGTCAATTAGAAAGTAAGTGGGTTGGTATAAAACCCCAGCAGCCAGCCCGTGATCAATCCTCCTCCTGGCTTTCAGGCGGTCCGAAGTCATCAGGAAGCTCATCAATTGTGCATTCCAACACTTTGAGCAAAATCCTGACTTGACGGATGGTGAGCCTCGGTATGGCTCTCCCCTTCTCCCAGTTGGCGACCGTATCGTCTGTGACTCCTAACGCCTGAGCTAACTCTCTCTGGGTGAGCTGCTGAATAGCTCTCAGTCTCGCGAGCGGTGATTTAGATTTTCTAGCCATCCAGCCCTAAGAGATTTTCCCTAAAGTGGTTTAGGATTTTCTTGCAGGAATCCTGAATTGATTTAGGAAACCAATACACGATGGAAGGCAGGCACCTATAGGCCCAAACAAGGTGTCTAAGGTGAATCTGTCCTTTCCTCAGTAGTTTCTCATTCGCGGCGCTTCACTGCCACCCATTACAAGCATGGGGGGTCAGCTTAGCGCGTCTTGAAATCAGCAAGGACATCTAATGAACGACTCTGACTACTCCCGATTGAACCCTTGGGCCATCGTGAAGCGTTCGCCCAACCTCATTCGCAGCACCGTTATGCCCGTTTTTGACACCGCGCCGATGCCGATGGACACCTCAAAGCCCTCCAGCGCACCATGCCCGAAGTTCAGTTTGAAGTTGTCTGGGATGCCATCGAAGACCGCAGCGAACGATCATGAACCCAGTCCTGGAAATTCCCTAGTTTTATGAAAGTTAAAACGGGGGCCAAAAAACGCGCCAAGCCGCGATATTCACTAGCTCATAGTCAGCTCATACGTTTTCCTTAAGCCAAGTCAAGAATGACCTACAGAAACCAGTCTCAGAACACAGGCACCCCATACGTGCCTAGCAGATCCCGTCTCTAAGCATTCGTGCCAAGCTAACGGAAGCTGCCGCTCAAAAAGCTGGCGT
The Leptolyngbya sp. FACHB-261 DNA segment above includes these coding regions:
- a CDS encoding helix-turn-helix transcriptional regulator produces the protein MARKSKSPLARLRAIQQLTQRELAQALGVTDDTVANWEKGRAIPRLTIRQVRILLKVLECTIDELPDDFGPPESQEED